CGGCCAGTCCACGGCCTCCAGCGTCGCCTTCACGCCCCAGCGTTCGCGCGCCTCGGCGATGCCGTCGACGAGTTCGGCCGCGTGCAGCATCGCCTTGCTCGGGATGCAGCCGCGGTGCAGACAGGTCCCGCCGACCTTGTCCCGCTCGACGAGCACGACCTGCAGACCGAGGGCCGCGGCGCGCAGGGCGGTGCTGTAACCGCCGGTGCCGCCGCCGATGACGATGACGTCGGGTGAGTCCATGCCCACAGCCTCCGCCCGGCCCTTGCCATGAGTCCAAGGCAATGTTCTTGTGGAACCGATGCAGGACGTTTATGGGGGGAGGGGCCTTGAGGGCGCTTTCGGGGGAGGGACCTTGAGCCTGCGGCAGATGGAGTACTTCCTGACGGTCCTTCAGGAGGAGTCCTTCACCCGCGCGGCGGAGGTCCTGCACGTCTCGCAGCCCGCGCTGTCCCACCAGATCAAGGCCCTGGAGCGGTCGGTCGGCGGCGCGCTCCTGGAGCGCATGCCGCGCGGCGTGCGCCTGACCCCGATGGGACGCGCCTTCCGGCCGCACGCCGAGCTGGCCGTGCGCAGCGCCGTCCAGGCCCGCCGCGCGGCCCGGGCCGCCGCCGGCGCGGAGGGCGGCGAACTCCATGTCGCCGCCGTGCACTCCGTGGCCGTCGGCGTCCTCCCGGATGTCTTCGCGCGCTGGCGCGCCGCCCACCCGCGCGTGCTGCTGCACCTCCACGAGTACGCCACCTCGCAGGCGCTGGAGGAGCAGGTCGAGCGCGGCACCGCCGACCTCGCCGTCGGCCCGGCGCCCGCGGACTGGCCGGGCACCGTCGTACCGGTCGGCGAGGAGGACATCGTCCTCGTGGTGCCCTTCGACGACCGCTTCGCGGGCCGTACGACGGTGACGCTGCCGGAGCTGGCCGACCGTCCCTGGGTGCGCTGCGCCATGGAACCGGTCGTCCACGGCGAGCGCTTCCTCGACTGGGCGTGCGGCCGCGCCGGTTTCACCCCGCGCACCACCGTGTTCACCGAGCACACCTCGACGGCGGTACGGATGGCCGCGGCGGGCGTCGGCGTCTGTGCCGCGCCCGCGCCCCTCGTCCGGGACGCGGTCGGCGAGGGCGGTGTCGTCCTCACCCCCGACCCGGCGTGGCGGCGCACGCTCACGGTCTTCTCGCGCGTCCCCCCGACGGGCGCGGCGGAGGCGTTCGTGGACCTGCTGCGCTCGGCGTGGCCGCGCCTTCCCGTCCCCCTGAGGGAGTACGAGGACTGCCCCCAGGACGGCCCGGCGGTCGCCTGAGCTCAGTCCCCCGCCCTCTCCAGCAGCGCCACGGGGAGACCCGCGAACAGCTCCGCCACGCGCGCGTGCCCCGTGAACTCCCGCCCCGGCTCCAGCACGTCCGCCCAGCGCCCCGGCGGCAGCGGCAGCACGGTGTCCCGCCAGCCGCCCGCCTCGGCGAGCCGCAGCGACAGGCGGGTCACGGCCGTCACCACCTCCCCGGACCGGGCGAACGCCAGGCAGTGCCGAGCCGCCGCGCCCTCCGCCGGCAGCGCCATGTAGGTCGCCGTGTCGCCGAACGCGTCCGGCCGCCGGGCCCGCAGCCCGAGCGCCGCCCGCGTCACCGCCGCCTTCTCCGCGGAGCCGCCCCCGGACTCCTCGGGCGGGAAGTCCACCGCCCGCCGGTTGTCCGGGTCGACCAGCGCCCGGTACTCGGCCTCCGTCCCCTGGTAGACGTCCGGCACCCCCGGCATCGTCAGCTGCACCAGGGCCGTGCCCAGCACGTTGGCCCGGACGTGCGGCTCCAGGGAGTCCCGGAACGCGGCGATCCGCTCACCCGGCGCCCCGCACGGACCGGCCGCCACGAACCGCGCCACCGCCTCCTCGTACGACGGCTCCTGCTCGGTCCAGCTCGTGTACAGGCCCGCCTCGCGCACGTGCTTCAGCAGCGCGCCCTGTACCCGCTCGGCGGACCCGGACGCCGGGCCGAGCCCGAACACCGTCTGCCAGGCCGCCCACGCCAGTTGCGCGTCCGGCACGCCCTCGCCGGTGCGCGTCACCTCGGCGAGCACGTCCGCCCAGCGGTCCGGGCACTCGGTGAGCACGTGCAGCGCCGCCCG
This genomic stretch from Streptomyces sp. Go-475 harbors:
- a CDS encoding LysR family transcriptional regulator, with protein sequence MSLRQMEYFLTVLQEESFTRAAEVLHVSQPALSHQIKALERSVGGALLERMPRGVRLTPMGRAFRPHAELAVRSAVQARRAARAAAGAEGGELHVAAVHSVAVGVLPDVFARWRAAHPRVLLHLHEYATSQALEEQVERGTADLAVGPAPADWPGTVVPVGEEDIVLVVPFDDRFAGRTTVTLPELADRPWVRCAMEPVVHGERFLDWACGRAGFTPRTTVFTEHTSTAVRMAAAGVGVCAAPAPLVRDAVGEGGVVLTPDPAWRRTLTVFSRVPPTGAAEAFVDLLRSAWPRLPVPLREYEDCPQDGPAVA